The Pedobacter roseus genome contains a region encoding:
- a CDS encoding lysophospholipid acyltransferase family protein translates to MTVISKENFSKATGICNVPIPGLAAFLMRFLKINDFNGIIKDADTLEGEKFANHILNVLGVTIEISAEDHANIPKDGAFIAIANHPYGAIESLALLSTLANQRPDTMFMGNFLLKKIPNLEKCIIAVNPFEKVQDASSISGLKTTLKLLKDGSPVAIFPAGEVSSYKFRKNQITDREWHPVVGKIISKANVPILPVYFHGNNGIFFSLLKFIHPSLQTAKLISELFNKNGHRLKISIGKPIILNEITCKDCNTSLLKYLRTTLYALK, encoded by the coding sequence ATGACAGTCATTTCTAAAGAAAATTTCTCAAAAGCAACGGGGATCTGTAATGTTCCCATCCCTGGTCTGGCCGCTTTTTTAATGCGTTTTTTGAAGATTAATGATTTTAACGGAATTATTAAAGACGCGGATACTTTAGAAGGTGAAAAATTTGCCAACCATATACTGAATGTCTTGGGGGTTACGATTGAGATCAGTGCTGAAGACCATGCAAATATCCCAAAAGATGGTGCATTTATTGCTATTGCCAATCATCCTTATGGTGCGATTGAATCATTGGCTTTACTAAGTACTCTAGCCAATCAGCGACCCGATACGATGTTTATGGGGAATTTTTTATTAAAGAAGATCCCAAACCTCGAGAAATGCATTATTGCGGTAAATCCTTTCGAAAAAGTTCAGGATGCTTCCAGCATCAGCGGATTAAAAACGACATTAAAACTTTTAAAAGATGGTAGTCCTGTAGCAATTTTTCCGGCAGGTGAAGTTTCTTCCTATAAATTCAGGAAAAACCAGATCACAGACCGTGAGTGGCATCCGGTAGTAGGAAAAATTATCTCTAAAGCCAATGTACCCATCTTGCCAGTATATTTTCATGGCAACAACGGTATCTTTTTTAGCCTGTTGAAATTCATCCACCCTTCCTTGCAAACGGCAAAACTGATTTCAGAACTGTTTAACAAAAACGGTCATAGGTTGAAAATCAGCATTGGAAAACCCATCATCTTGAATGAAATTACCTGTAAAGATTGCAATACATCGTTATTAAAATATTTAAGAACAACTCTTTATGCCCTAAAATAA
- a CDS encoding lysophospholipid acyltransferase family protein: MKIITTSEFAKATKIDKLGVPGLAGLMMEIMKLNDINDVFAQNQHFKGLEFVDKILETIGVSIEFDDDDLNSIPKTGPFIAIANHPYGGVEGLALVKLLCTVRPDAKVMVNFILKKIPNLDEFFVAVNPFENVQHSSSISGLKTTFDLLRNGTPIGIFPAGEVSTFKLDAQQVTDRMWHPVVGKLIAKAKVPVVPIYFHGNNGVFFNILSFIHPTLRTAKLPSEFLNKHGRTIKVRIGKPIAISEISHMNSSNKLMDFLRARTYALGVGLDTEKKLFNPLNLFKIKKKPVEVIEETSRVLIKEEVEKLEDFKVWTEKNYEVYIVPTLKIPNILREIGRLREITFREVGEGTNKKIDLDNYDIYYNHLFIWDRDLENIVGAYRIGKGDEILESMGRRGFYLSELFKMKDQFYPMLRQGIELGRSWIRKEYQGKPLPLFLLWKGILKYLIDNPQYRYMFGPVSISNNFSKFSKALIVDYITKNHFDYEMAKYVKPRNKFKADLLPISTDTLVDSSESFKDLDSIIGDIENSHIKIPVLLRQYMNLNAKIISFNIDPKFSDCLDGFLVVDTHNIPPEMLEKLGKNL; the protein is encoded by the coding sequence ATGAAGATTATAACAACGTCTGAATTTGCTAAAGCAACGAAGATAGATAAGCTAGGTGTACCGGGTTTGGCAGGTTTGATGATGGAGATCATGAAACTGAATGACATTAATGACGTATTCGCTCAAAATCAACACTTTAAGGGCTTAGAGTTTGTAGATAAAATATTGGAAACCATTGGTGTTTCGATCGAATTTGATGATGACGATTTAAACAGTATCCCTAAAACGGGTCCGTTTATTGCCATTGCAAACCACCCTTATGGTGGTGTAGAAGGTTTGGCATTGGTTAAACTTTTATGTACGGTTAGGCCGGATGCAAAGGTGATGGTAAACTTCATCCTTAAAAAAATACCTAACCTTGATGAGTTTTTTGTTGCGGTTAATCCTTTCGAAAATGTTCAGCACTCATCAAGTATCAGTGGTTTAAAAACAACTTTCGATCTGCTTAGAAATGGAACACCGATCGGTATTTTTCCGGCCGGAGAGGTTTCTACCTTTAAACTGGATGCCCAGCAGGTAACCGACAGGATGTGGCACCCGGTGGTTGGAAAACTGATTGCAAAAGCAAAAGTACCAGTGGTACCAATCTATTTCCATGGCAATAATGGTGTTTTCTTTAATATTTTGAGTTTTATACACCCAACTCTACGTACCGCAAAACTCCCATCTGAGTTTTTAAATAAACATGGCCGCACAATCAAGGTAAGGATCGGCAAGCCGATTGCAATTTCCGAAATCTCTCACATGAACAGCAGTAATAAGTTAATGGACTTTTTAAGGGCCCGTACTTATGCTTTAGGTGTTGGACTGGATACGGAGAAAAAACTTTTCAATCCCTTGAATTTATTCAAGATTAAAAAGAAGCCGGTTGAGGTGATTGAAGAAACTTCGAGAGTTTTAATTAAAGAAGAAGTAGAAAAATTAGAAGATTTTAAAGTTTGGACGGAGAAAAACTATGAAGTTTATATCGTACCAACACTAAAAATTCCAAATATTTTAAGAGAAATTGGTCGTTTACGCGAAATTACTTTCCGCGAGGTTGGTGAGGGAACGAATAAAAAAATCGATCTCGACAATTACGACATTTATTACAACCATTTATTTATCTGGGATAGGGATTTAGAAAATATAGTGGGTGCTTACCGCATTGGTAAAGGTGATGAGATTTTAGAAAGTATGGGCCGCCGTGGTTTCTACCTTTCGGAGCTTTTTAAAATGAAAGATCAGTTTTACCCAATGTTGAGACAAGGGATTGAGCTGGGCAGATCGTGGATTAGAAAAGAATACCAGGGTAAACCACTTCCGTTGTTCCTGCTTTGGAAAGGGATTTTAAAATACCTGATCGATAACCCGCAGTACCGTTACATGTTCGGGCCGGTAAGTATCAGCAACAATTTTTCGAAATTTAGCAAGGCTTTAATTGTTGATTACATTACCAAAAACCATTTCGATTACGAGATGGCGAAATACGTTAAACCCAGAAACAAATTTAAAGCCGATTTATTACCTATCTCAACTGATACCCTTGTTGATAGCAGCGAATCGTTTAAAGATTTAGACAGTATTATTGGCGATATCGAAAATTCACACATTAAAATCCCGGTGTTGTTAAGGCAGTACATGAACCTGAATGCGAAGATTATCTCTTTCAACATCGATCCTAAGTTTTCAGATTGTTTAGATGGTTTCTTAGTGGTAGATACACACAACATTCCACCAGAAATGTTGGAAAAACTTGGCAAGAACCTATAA
- a CDS encoding ComEA family DNA-binding protein, whose protein sequence is MRIWLNKYFGFSKGEFNGLLLLILIIVVLKAIPIIYGYTRPIEKDDPSLLTQIQKITVADEKYASNLRDRIENYSPGKTARLFNFDPNTLDADGWQTLGLSPKQAKAIINYTSKGGKFYKPQDLQKMYTISPEMYKKILPYVKIADRELNTSKKYIPFEKKEYVKKAPVIVDINQADSAKLDEIKGIGAAFAKRIIKYRERLGGFYKKEQLMEVYGLDSVKYTEIKDQISISNVPLKTININTAVFDDLKRNPYLSYKQINAIIQYRKQHGNYSNIADLKKIAILNQQVIDKIAPYISF, encoded by the coding sequence ATGAGAATTTGGCTGAATAAATATTTTGGTTTTAGTAAAGGTGAGTTCAACGGATTGTTGCTGCTGATATTGATTATTGTGGTGCTTAAGGCTATACCTATTATATATGGTTATACCCGCCCAATAGAAAAAGATGACCCAAGTCTTTTAACGCAGATCCAAAAAATAACGGTTGCAGATGAAAAATATGCCAGTAATCTCCGAGACCGGATTGAAAATTACTCTCCTGGAAAAACAGCCAGGCTTTTTAATTTCGATCCAAATACGCTGGATGCTGATGGCTGGCAGACTTTAGGTTTATCGCCAAAACAGGCAAAAGCGATTATTAATTATACCAGTAAAGGCGGGAAATTTTATAAACCTCAGGATCTTCAGAAAATGTACACGATTTCTCCGGAGATGTATAAAAAGATTTTGCCCTATGTGAAAATCGCAGACAGAGAGCTAAATACCTCAAAAAAATATATCCCTTTCGAAAAGAAAGAATATGTTAAAAAAGCGCCTGTAATTGTGGATATTAATCAGGCTGATTCTGCTAAACTTGATGAAATAAAAGGAATCGGTGCTGCTTTTGCGAAAAGGATCATTAAATACCGTGAGCGTTTAGGTGGTTTTTATAAAAAAGAACAATTAATGGAAGTTTATGGTTTAGATTCTGTTAAGTACACTGAAATTAAAGATCAGATTTCGATCAGTAATGTCCCTTTAAAAACAATCAATATCAATACTGCGGTTTTTGATGATTTAAAACGGAACCCATACCTTTCTTATAAACAGATTAACGCCATTATTCAATACCGCAAACAACATGGCAACTATTCAAATATAGCTGATCTGAAAAAGATAGCCATTTTAAACCAGCAGGTGATCGATAAAATTGCACCCTATATTTCTTTTTAG
- a CDS encoding acyl-CoA dehydrogenase family protein produces MSVSFDFSETETQQNVKAMVRDFAEKNIRPNIMEWDEAQHFPVELFKQLGELGLMGVLVPEEYGGSGLGYQEYVDVIVEVARVCGSIGLSLAAHNSLCTGHILAFANEEQKQRWLPKLATAQWIGAWGLTEANTGSDALRMMTTAVEDGDDYIINGAKNWITHGKSGDIAVVMVRTGEQGSSKGISAIVVERGTPGFTAGKKENKLGMRASETTEMIFDNCRVPKANLLGNVGEGFKQAMKVLDGGRISIAALALGIAKGAFDAAVAYSKQRQQFGQPISSFQAISFKLADMATEIEAAELLIRQAADLKNRHLPMTKESAMAKYFASEVSVKVATEAVQIFGGYGYTKDFPVEKFYRDSKLCTIGEGTSEIQKIVIAREILA; encoded by the coding sequence ATGAGCGTAAGCTTCGATTTTTCAGAAACAGAAACTCAGCAGAATGTAAAGGCCATGGTCCGCGATTTTGCAGAGAAAAACATTCGTCCAAATATTATGGAATGGGATGAAGCACAGCATTTTCCGGTAGAGCTTTTTAAGCAATTGGGAGAGCTAGGCTTAATGGGCGTATTGGTACCAGAAGAATATGGCGGTTCGGGTTTAGGTTACCAGGAATATGTTGATGTTATTGTAGAAGTAGCCCGTGTTTGTGGTTCAATCGGTTTATCATTAGCCGCACACAATTCTTTATGTACAGGCCACATTTTAGCCTTTGCCAACGAAGAGCAAAAACAAAGATGGTTACCTAAGCTGGCAACGGCCCAATGGATTGGTGCCTGGGGTTTAACTGAAGCAAATACTGGTTCGGACGCCTTGCGCATGATGACTACAGCTGTTGAAGATGGTGATGATTATATTATAAACGGTGCAAAAAACTGGATTACCCACGGTAAAAGCGGCGATATTGCAGTTGTGATGGTGAGAACAGGGGAGCAGGGAAGTTCGAAAGGGATTTCGGCCATTGTGGTAGAGCGCGGTACACCAGGTTTTACCGCAGGAAAAAAAGAAAATAAATTGGGCATGCGTGCATCAGAAACTACAGAAATGATTTTTGATAACTGCCGTGTACCAAAAGCTAACTTATTAGGCAATGTTGGCGAAGGCTTTAAACAAGCCATGAAAGTTTTAGATGGCGGAAGGATTTCTATTGCAGCGTTGGCTTTAGGTATTGCAAAAGGTGCCTTTGATGCTGCAGTCGCTTATTCGAAACAACGTCAGCAATTTGGCCAGCCGATTTCAAGTTTTCAGGCCATCAGTTTTAAATTGGCTGATATGGCAACTGAAATTGAAGCGGCAGAGTTATTGATCCGTCAGGCAGCCGATTTAAAGAACAGGCATTTGCCAATGACAAAAGAGTCGGCCATGGCTAAATATTTTGCCTCAGAAGTATCGGTAAAGGTAGCCACAGAAGCCGTTCAGATATTTGGCGGATATGGATATACCAAAGATTTCCCCGTAGAGAAATTTTACCGCGACAGTAAATTATGTACAATAGGCGAGGGTACATCCGAAATCCAGAAAATTGTAATTGCCAGAGAAATATTAGCTTAA
- a CDS encoding DUF6496 domain-containing protein, with product MAKYSEKAGEKVEETIDEMKEGKLKSGSGKKVTSRKQAIAIGLSEARKEGAKVPNKG from the coding sequence ATGGCAAAGTATTCAGAAAAGGCTGGTGAAAAGGTAGAAGAAACCATTGACGAAATGAAAGAGGGCAAACTTAAAAGCGGCTCTGGCAAAAAGGTAACTTCCAGAAAACAGGCTATAGCCATCGGATTATCCGAAGCAAGAAAGGAAGGCGCTAAGGTACCGAACAAAGGTTAG
- the rpsU gene encoding 30S ribosomal protein S21: MIIINIKDGESLDKALKRFKKKFEKTGVLRELRSRQAYEKKSVARRTEIKHAVYIQNMNLDTTS; encoded by the coding sequence ATGATCATTATCAACATTAAAGACGGCGAATCATTAGATAAAGCCCTTAAACGTTTCAAGAAAAAGTTTGAAAAAACTGGTGTATTGAGAGAACTACGTAGTCGCCAAGCATACGAGAAAAAATCCGTTGCTCGCCGTACTGAAATTAAACATGCTGTTTACATTCAGAATATGAATCTAGATACAACTTCATAG
- a CDS encoding tyrosine-type recombinase/integrase — MLLKSFITYLTHEKRYSQHTVTSYQTDLDQFEEFIKALELDFLEVKHTHLRSYLVELMEKDNSENTINRKISALRSFYKFLHRSGKIDQNPSALIKAPKIPKRLPVFVDAQKMDHLLDSEQYFNESFPSVRDHLVIELLFGTGMRLTELLQLKDTDIDVYSGTIKVLGKRNKERIIPINKQLINQVNTYIELKKLQNFNNNLLILIVTNTGAAAYPKLIYRIVTSYLNHVSTNEKKSPHVLRHSYATSLLNAGADLNAIKELLGHASLAATQVYTHNSIERLKTIYKQAHPKA, encoded by the coding sequence ATGTTGCTAAAAAGCTTTATCACCTATTTAACTCACGAGAAGCGCTATTCTCAGCACACCGTCACTTCTTATCAGACCGATTTAGATCAGTTTGAAGAATTTATTAAGGCATTAGAACTGGATTTTCTTGAAGTAAAACATACCCACTTGCGCAGTTACCTGGTGGAGCTGATGGAAAAGGATAATTCAGAAAATACCATTAACAGAAAAATCTCTGCTTTAAGAAGTTTTTATAAGTTTTTACACCGTTCAGGAAAGATCGATCAAAACCCCAGTGCTTTAATTAAGGCACCTAAAATCCCTAAAAGGCTTCCTGTGTTTGTTGATGCACAGAAAATGGATCATTTATTGGATTCGGAACAGTATTTTAACGAAAGTTTCCCCTCCGTTCGCGATCATCTGGTAATCGAACTGCTGTTTGGAACCGGCATGCGTTTAACTGAACTGTTGCAATTAAAGGATACCGACATCGATGTTTATTCAGGAACGATAAAAGTATTGGGTAAAAGAAATAAAGAACGGATTATTCCTATAAATAAACAGCTTATCAATCAGGTAAATACCTACATCGAGTTAAAAAAGTTGCAAAACTTTAATAACAATTTACTTATATTAATCGTTACAAATACAGGTGCAGCGGCATATCCCAAATTGATATACCGTATTGTTACCTCATACCTAAACCATGTATCAACCAATGAAAAGAAAAGTCCCCACGTGTTGCGGCATAGCTATGCCACAAGCCTGCTAAATGCAGGAGCAGATTTAAATGCGATTAAAGAACTTTTGGGGCATGCCAGTTTAGCGGCAACCCAGGTTTACACGCACAATTCAATCGAAAGATTAAAAACAATTTATAAACAAGCCCATCCAAAGGCGTAA
- the hpf gene encoding ribosome hibernation-promoting factor, HPF/YfiA family: MKIGVQSIHFSADSKLLDFIQKKANKLDQFFDQIISGEVYLKLENVEDEANKISEIKLIVPGGTLFAKEQCKSFEEATDLAIESLRKQITKHKDKTRAKLSEHKAILSESEAADY; encoded by the coding sequence ATGAAAATCGGAGTTCAATCAATCCACTTCAGTGCAGACAGTAAGTTGTTAGATTTTATACAGAAGAAAGCAAACAAGCTTGATCAGTTTTTTGACCAGATCATTAGCGGCGAAGTGTATTTAAAGTTAGAGAACGTAGAGGACGAAGCCAATAAGATCAGTGAGATAAAACTTATTGTGCCGGGAGGTACCCTGTTTGCTAAAGAACAATGTAAATCATTTGAAGAAGCCACAGATCTGGCCATCGAATCATTAAGGAAACAGATCACTAAACATAAAGATAAAACGCGTGCAAAATTAAGTGAGCATAAAGCAATTTTAAGCGAAAGCGAAGCTGCTGACTATTAA
- the tuf gene encoding elongation factor Tu — translation MAKEKFDRSKPHLNIGTIGHVDHGKTTLTAAITKVLADAGLSEARSFDSIDSAPEEKERGITINTAHVEYSTANRHYAHVDCPGHADYVKNMVTGAAQMDGAIIVVAATDGPMPQTREHILLARQVGVPSLVVFMNKVDMVDDPELLELVEMEVRELLSFYDFPGDDIPVIQGSALGGLNGDAKWVAKIMELMDAVDSYIPIPPRLTELPFLMPVEDVFSITGRGTVATGRIERGVINSGDPVEILGMGAENLKSTVTGVEMFRKILDYGEAGDNVGLLLRGIEKTDIRRGMVICKPGSVTPHTDFKAEIYVLSKAEGGRHTPFFNKYRPQFYFRTTDVTGEISLAEGTEMVMPGDNVTITVKLINAIAMEKGLRFAIREGGRTVGAGQVTEILA, via the coding sequence ATGGCAAAAGAAAAATTTGACCGTAGTAAACCGCACTTAAACATCGGTACAATCGGTCACGTCGATCACGGTAAAACAACTTTAACAGCAGCTATTACAAAAGTTTTAGCTGATGCAGGTTTATCTGAGGCACGTTCATTCGATTCAATTGACTCAGCTCCTGAGGAAAAAGAAAGAGGTATTACTATTAATACTGCGCACGTTGAGTATTCAACTGCAAACCGTCACTACGCACACGTAGATTGTCCAGGTCACGCGGATTATGTTAAAAACATGGTTACAGGTGCGGCTCAAATGGATGGTGCTATTATCGTTGTTGCTGCTACTGATGGTCCAATGCCACAAACTCGTGAGCACATCTTATTGGCTCGTCAGGTTGGTGTACCTTCATTGGTTGTATTCATGAACAAAGTGGATATGGTTGATGATCCTGAATTATTAGAATTAGTAGAAATGGAAGTTCGTGAATTATTATCGTTCTACGATTTCCCTGGTGATGATATTCCTGTTATTCAAGGTTCTGCTTTAGGTGGTTTGAACGGAGATGCTAAATGGGTAGCAAAAATTATGGAATTAATGGATGCTGTTGATAGCTACATTCCAATTCCTCCACGTTTAACTGAACTTCCATTCTTAATGCCTGTTGAAGATGTATTCTCGATCACTGGTCGTGGTACTGTAGCAACTGGTCGTATTGAGCGTGGTGTAATCAACTCTGGAGATCCGGTTGAAATCTTAGGTATGGGTGCTGAGAACTTAAAATCTACAGTAACTGGTGTTGAGATGTTCCGTAAGATCTTAGATTATGGTGAAGCTGGTGATAACGTAGGTTTATTGTTACGTGGTATTGAGAAAACTGATATCCGTCGTGGTATGGTAATCTGTAAACCAGGTTCAGTAACTCCTCACACTGATTTCAAAGCTGAGATCTATGTATTATCAAAAGCAGAAGGTGGTCGTCACACTCCATTCTTCAACAAATATCGTCCTCAGTTCTATTTCCGTACTACAGACGTAACTGGTGAAATCTCACTAGCTGAAGGTACTGAAATGGTAATGCCAGGTGATAACGTTACAATCACAGTTAAATTAATTAACGCGATTGCAATGGAAAAAGGTCTACGTTTCGCTATCCGTGAGGGTGGTAGAACAGTAGGTGCTGGTCAGGTAACTGAAATCTTAGCTTAA
- the secE gene encoding preprotein translocase subunit SecE has translation MAKVVEFIKESYDEMTNKVTWPTWGELQSSAILVLVASLIIALVIFAMDKGSTFVLDTFYKSLSN, from the coding sequence ATGGCTAAAGTAGTTGAGTTTATAAAAGAATCGTACGATGAAATGACCAATAAGGTTACCTGGCCTACTTGGGGCGAACTTCAAAGTTCTGCAATTCTTGTTTTAGTAGCTTCCCTGATTATTGCATTGGTAATTTTTGCAATGGATAAAGGATCTACATTTGTATTGGATACTTTTTATAAATCACTTTCTAATTAA
- the nusG gene encoding transcription termination/antitermination protein NusG produces the protein MSDLKWYVVRAVSGKEKKVKQYIDAEISRLGFSHLVPQVLIPMEKYYQMKDGKKIAKERNFYPGYVLIEATLDGELEHIIKGINSVIGFLGDKAGNPIPMRQAEVNRILGVVDEMSEQGETMNVPYYVGEGIKVMDGPFNGFSGIIEEVNEEKKKLKVMVKIFGRKTPLELNYMQVEKE, from the coding sequence ATGAGCGATCTAAAGTGGTACGTTGTAAGAGCTGTTAGCGGTAAAGAGAAGAAGGTAAAGCAGTACATTGATGCTGAGATCAGCCGTTTAGGTTTCTCTCATTTGGTTCCGCAGGTGTTAATCCCTATGGAAAAATACTACCAAATGAAAGATGGTAAAAAAATTGCCAAAGAACGTAACTTTTATCCTGGTTATGTTTTAATCGAAGCTACATTAGATGGAGAGTTAGAGCACATTATTAAAGGCATTAACAGTGTTATCGGTTTCTTAGGCGATAAAGCTGGTAACCCGATCCCGATGCGCCAGGCAGAAGTTAACCGCATTTTAGGTGTGGTTGATGAAATGAGCGAACAGGGTGAAACCATGAATGTTCCTTATTATGTTGGCGAAGGCATTAAAGTAATGGACGGACCTTTCAACGGTTTCTCAGGTATTATCGAAGAGGTAAACGAAGAGAAGAAAAAACTGAAAGTAATGGTTAAAATCTTCGGACGTAAAACCCCGCTTGAACTTAACTACATGCAGGTAGAAAAAGAGTAA
- the rplK gene encoding 50S ribosomal protein L11: MAKEVSAMIKLQIKGGAANPSPPVGPALGAKGVNIMEFCKQYNARTQDKAGKVLPVVITVYADKSFDFIIKTPPVAIQLKDATKLQSGSAEPNRKKVGSVTWDQIKVIAEDKMPDLNAFTIESAMSMVAGTARSMGITVSGDAPWNN; the protein is encoded by the coding sequence ATGGCAAAAGAAGTCAGTGCAATGATCAAATTACAGATCAAAGGCGGAGCGGCAAATCCATCGCCACCAGTAGGACCTGCATTAGGTGCTAAAGGGGTGAACATTATGGAGTTTTGCAAACAGTACAACGCTCGTACCCAAGATAAAGCAGGTAAAGTATTGCCAGTTGTAATTACTGTTTATGCTGATAAGTCATTCGATTTCATCATCAAAACCCCTCCGGTAGCTATCCAGTTAAAAGATGCTACTAAATTACAGAGTGGTTCTGCTGAGCCTAACCGTAAAAAAGTTGGATCGGTGACCTGGGACCAGATTAAAGTTATTGCTGAAGATAAAATGCCTGATTTAAATGCATTTACGATCGAATCTGCAATGAGTATGGTTGCTGGTACAGCACGCAGTATGGGAATCACCGTTTCTGGTGACGCACCCTGGAACAATTAA
- the rplA gene encoding 50S ribosomal protein L1, translating into MAKLTKNQKKAHAKIEAGKAYTLQAAAALVKEITTTKFDASVDIDVSLGVDPRKANQMVRGIATLPHGTGKTVRVLALVTPDKEEEARAAGADFVGLDEYVAKIEGGWTDVDIIITTPACMAKVGKLGRVLGPRNLMPNPKSGTVTNEVGKAVTEVKAGKIDFKVDKTGIIHASIGKVSFPADKIYENALEIIQVISKLKPSAAKGTYFKSIHVSSTMSPGIAIETKSVAGI; encoded by the coding sequence GTGGCGAAATTAACTAAAAATCAAAAAAAGGCACATGCTAAGATAGAAGCTGGTAAAGCTTATACTTTACAGGCTGCTGCTGCTTTGGTAAAAGAAATCACTACCACTAAATTCGATGCATCAGTTGATATTGATGTATCTTTAGGTGTTGATCCGCGTAAAGCGAATCAAATGGTACGTGGTATTGCTACTTTACCACACGGAACAGGTAAAACTGTACGTGTTTTAGCTTTGGTAACTCCTGATAAGGAAGAAGAAGCAAGAGCAGCTGGCGCAGACTTCGTAGGTTTAGACGAGTATGTAGCTAAAATTGAAGGTGGTTGGACCGATGTAGACATTATTATCACTACACCAGCTTGTATGGCTAAGGTAGGTAAATTGGGCCGTGTTTTAGGTCCAAGGAACTTAATGCCTAACCCAAAATCTGGTACAGTAACCAACGAAGTTGGTAAAGCTGTAACAGAGGTTAAAGCAGGTAAGATTGATTTTAAAGTAGACAAAACGGGTATCATACACGCCTCGATAGGAAAAGTATCATTCCCAGCAGATAAAATTTATGAGAATGCACTTGAAATCATTCAGGTAATTTCTAAATTAAAGCCATCTGCTGCTAAAGGAACTTATTTTAAAAGCATTCACGTGTCTTCTACAATGAGTCCTGGAATTGCAATTGAAACAAAATCAGTAGCGGGGATTTAA
- the rplJ gene encoding 50S ribosomal protein L10, producing MNREEKNEVVLELQGQMQEYGNFYIADTSSLSVEQINNIRRKCFEGDIIMKVAKNSLIRKAIEGLDGDASEIYEALKGSSSLLFSKTANAPAKLIKALRRTSDKPLLKAAFIDSSVYVGDDQLNNLVSLKSREELIGDIVGLLQSPAKNVISALKSSGGKIAGIVKTLQEREG from the coding sequence ATGAACAGAGAAGAAAAAAACGAAGTAGTTTTAGAACTACAAGGACAAATGCAAGAGTATGGCAATTTTTACATTGCTGATACCTCTAGCCTTTCTGTTGAGCAGATTAATAACATCCGTCGCAAATGTTTTGAAGGTGATATCATCATGAAAGTTGCTAAAAACTCTTTAATCCGCAAAGCGATTGAAGGTTTAGATGGCGATGCTTCTGAGATATACGAAGCCCTTAAAGGTTCATCATCATTATTATTCTCAAAAACAGCAAACGCTCCGGCTAAGTTGATTAAAGCTTTGAGAAGAACATCTGATAAACCATTGCTTAAAGCAGCATTTATAGATTCATCAGTATACGTTGGCGATGACCAATTGAATAACTTAGTAAGCTTGAAATCAAGAGAAGAGCTTATCGGAGATATCGTTGGATTATTACAATCACCAGCTAAGAATGTTATATCTGCGCTTAAATCAAGCGGAGGCAAAATTGCAGGAATTGTTAAAACTCTACAAGAGAGAGAAGGTTAA
- the rplL gene encoding 50S ribosomal protein L7/L12, whose product MADLKSFAEQLVNLTVKEVNELAQILKDEYGIEPAAAAVVAGPAAGGDAPAAAAEKTSFDVILKEAGGAKLAVVKLVKDLTGLGLKEAKDLVDGAPKELKAGVTKDEAEALKKQLEEAGAVVEIK is encoded by the coding sequence ATGGCAGATTTAAAATCGTTTGCTGAGCAATTAGTAAACTTAACCGTTAAAGAAGTTAACGAATTAGCTCAAATCTTAAAAGACGAGTATGGTATCGAGCCTGCAGCTGCTGCTGTAGTTGCTGGTCCTGCTGCTGGTGGTGATGCACCTGCTGCTGCTGCAGAAAAAACATCATTTGATGTAATCTTGAAAGAAGCTGGTGGCGCTAAATTAGCAGTTGTGAAACTTGTTAAAGACTTAACTGGCCTTGGTTTGAAAGAAGCAAAAGACTTAGTTGACGGAGCACCAAAAGAATTAAAAGCTGGTGTTACTAAAGACGAAGCAGAAGCTCTTAAAAAACAATTAGAAGAAGCTGGAGCAGTAGTTGAGATTAAGTAA